The DNA region AACACGGCCCCCATTCCGGTCGGCTGCGTCTCCGACAGGGTGCGGTAGAGCTCGTCGAGCGATTGTCCCGACCAGAACACGTCTTCGAAGCGGTCCATCGCCTTGGCGAGCCGCTTATAGAGGATGATCTTGTTGAAGATGATGGCCCAGCACCAGACCGAGGCGAACACGAGACCGATCATAACGAGCTTGACGACGATATGCGCCTGCCAGAACAGGGTCCAGATCGACAAGCTCGGGGCAAAGGAAGGAAGCGCGTTTTGCGCGACGTCGGCTGCGTTCATGAAATTCGGTCCGTCCTGTGGCCCCAGTCAAACCCCATGAGCGGCGCGCGCCGACCACGCCGACCCGACTAACCCATCCCCTGCCAGTCCCTCGGCCTTCAATGCGACGAAACAAGGGCGCTGATCCGGCCATTCGCCGAAGATTCCGTTCGTTGATGGACCGTTAGGGTAAAGAAAGCGTCAAGTTGCCGCGGTGCAATAACTATCTGCGTCTCGAAGCCTTGCCGACGCGAAATCAGTCGCGATCGCCCGCCGATCGAGGACCAAAACCGGGCAGCCCGAGCGATCAGGCATAGCCGAGGGGGAGCTCGGTCGTATCCTTCATGGTCTCCATGACGAAGGTTGCGGACACATCCAGCATGTCGATGCGGGCGATGAGCTTCTGGTAGAGCGCGTCATAGGCGGCGACGTCCGGCACGCGCGCCTGCAGGATGTAGTCGATCTCGCCGGCCGTGCGGAAGGCGCCGACGATCTCGGGGATCTCCTTGACGGCCAGGCGGAAGCGGTCGGCCCAGTCGGCGCTGTGGCGGCTGGTGCGCACCGCGATGAAGACCATCAGCTTGGCATTCACGGCCGCAGGATCGAGGAGGGCCACCCGGGCCTTCACCACCCCGGTCTCGTCGAGCCTCGTCAGGCGTCGCCAGCAAGAGTTGCGTGACAGGCCGGCGCGCTCGCCCAGCTCGTCGAGCGACAAGGTGACGTCGCGCTGCAGCTCGGCGAGCAAGCGTTTGTCGATTCCATCGAGACCTGTTGATTTCATCTCGTGTTTTCCAAATTATGCGAGACAACATCTCCACAAAATCGCACAGGACGTCAAATTCTGGCGATGCTTTCCGCACCGGCATCTCTATCCTTGTGGACCGGATCAACACCGGAGCCCGCCATGCCGAATTCGCTGAAAGACCTGTTCACCGACCACCCGCACGCGGTGGGCGAGACCTATGGCGAGCATTTCGGCGTCGCCATGTCCTATTCCGGACGGCTCTTCGCCGCCTCCTGCGCGGCTTTCGTGCACGCGTTTGTGCCCTTTTTGTGCGTCACCACCGCCTCGAGAGCCATCAAGGCCATGTACGCGAACATGACCAGCCGCGGTGCGACCGCGCCTCTGCCAAGCACCTCGCGCGCCATGAGCGAGCCGCGCATCCAAGATTACGCCATCTGAACGACGCCTCCCGAAGGGAGCCGCGCCGCCTCAGCGCGATTCGTCCAACCTCGCTCGATCAGTGTGGCTCGACGACTTCAGCCACCGTCTCGGGCCGGCCGCCGCGCAAGGGGCGCTCCTCCATCACCGCAAAGGCGGCGAGCGCCACAGCGAAGCCTGCGGCAGCTGCCGCGAAGACAAGCCGGAACAGGAACGCGAGATCGATGCCGTTCGCGGCGGCGTTGCGGGACAAGTCCTCGACCGAGGTCGCGGCCGCGCCGCTCGCCCCCCCGACGATGATCGCACCATAGACCGAGACCAGGATGGCGCCGCCGAGCTGGCGGAAGAAATTCATGCTCGCCGTCGCGATGCCGAGATCCTGATGGGCAACCGCATTCTGGATGGCGACCGTCGCCACCGGAAACAGGGTGCCGAGCGCCACCGACGAGACGCCGAGGATCGCCACGAAGGGGGTCAGGCTGAGGCGCGTACCGAGGACCGCAAGCGACGCCATTGCCAGCGTCGCCAATGTCAGGCCCACGAGCGGCAGGCGTTTATAGTGGCGCACCCGCGCCATCGTCCGGCCGGAGACCATGGCGCCGATGACGCCGCCCGCCATCAGCGGGATCAGCGCGATCCCCGACTGGCTTGCCGTAAGCCCCATCT from Rhizobiales bacterium GAS188 includes:
- a CDS encoding transcriptional regulator, AsnC family, which codes for MKSTGLDGIDKRLLAELQRDVTLSLDELGERAGLSRNSCWRRLTRLDETGVVKARVALLDPAAVNAKLMVFIAVRTSRHSADWADRFRLAVKEIPEIVGAFRTAGEIDYILQARVPDVAAYDALYQKLIARIDMLDVSATFVMETMKDTTELPLGYA